ttttaatctGTATAGCACATTTCTAAATTTGACAGTTTAtgctagatttttttttcaaacaagcATAAAAGGATAAGAAAAACTCAAACTTAAAGCTGACATACTGTAACTAACGGAGTCTTGAGATGGGGTGAATGAGTTTATTAGGGAAAAACAAGCGGTTGAGGAAATGTatgtggaaaaaaagaataGGAAAACTTGCAGGTccaaacaggttttattttttatttatttatctggaACAGAATTAAAAGGGCGAGGAGGAGGTTGGGGACGTGTGTTGTTGACGGTTAAGGACCTGTTTGTGCAAAGCTGTCACCACATTGAGGGATGAGAAAGCAATCATGAAAAAATGTTGGAAGTTTTCCATTGTCTCCTCAGATCAAATTCCCTTTGGTATCTACCCACTTGTACtaaatgttaatatattaaCCTTCATGACCAAATAGCTGAGAAGAGTGaacatttataatattgtaCCTGTTTTTTTCATGTTAGCATGCATGCTGTTGGCTATCATATGTCATTCTGGTGTCCCTGCTCTGCCTGTGCTGGATGTACATCTGTCTGGTTACTTATAATGACCGAGAAGATGTGAACTGGTGAGTGATCAccaacatacaaacaaatagCCCACATGGAACCTAGCTCGATAGCCAAGAgtcctcttttttgttttctttatctgtgACCTTTATTCTGCTAACCCTGGGCTGCCGTCTTTTGTACTCAGGGAGGGCTTCAAAAACCTGAAACTATGGGTGAACTGGTTCATGGTGCTGATCATCATTTCCGCAGTGTTGACCAGCTACTGCGTTCTGCTGCTGGTGAGACTGTAGAATAAAGCTGTGATGTTGAAATGTCAAGGTGGTAATGATGCAGATCTTGCACAATAATACCGAGAAGTGCTAAATACTGGCATGAGATGTTATGACTGTAAAAGCTAGGTAAAATTGAATAGCTATTGCCTTGTATCATGAAAAATGGATTTGGTTATAGTGGGCTGAGTAAAAGGCTTTGTAGAGTGTCTCAACTTATAACTAGAAAAGGTACCATAAACTATTTCATAATctaatatatttcattacagCTATTTGCGCTCTTCCACATTGCCTTAAAAGAACCACTCAACTTACACTGGCTGCATAAGGTATCATTAACAtgtaaatgtcattatttttaaagaaatcaatTACGCTTTGGTTGATGAGTttgtttattgtgctttttatatttttatattctcaGATATTCTTATTTCTTGGTGTGATTTTCGTCACTCTCGGAGTGACAGGAATTTCTCTGCGATGGCAACAAGAATGGCCAACTGTTCCTCTTTCACTCCAGGTACAGAAAGTGTGTAAGGGAAAGATATAATGTAAGACTGTAAATGTCTGTTGTGGTGTTTTGCTTAGTTGTCAGTGTGCAGCATGAGTTTTTGATGTGCATATCTGCCTCTCTGCAGGCAACAGCTCCTTTCTTGCAGTTTGGTGCTGTTGGGGCGTTGATGCTGCTGTCCCCATTCATCTTTAAGGGCATTCGCGCGGCCAGAGAAAAATGTATGACTCAGACGTTACATAAACTCACACAAAATCACAAGACAATTTTGAGATAATATTATAAGGCGAGAgtgcatcaaaatatatcataataAGGACAGAGGACACAGATATGCATAtcttacatacacaaaaaaggACTTCACAACTGGCAACACCCTTAATTATGACACTGGAGTTGTGTCACCAAATCTTACCCACTTAATTTTCATGTAACTCAGCAAGTGAAACACAGATGTGTATTTCAGCAACGCTGTCGCTCTACTAATTTCTTTTGTAAGGGGGTTTTCGTGAAAGTATGTACAGAagcattcatgtgttaatacCTGCcatgaaaaaaggaaacatggaCTTGAAAAACACTAATGATATTCGTTACACGCCCACAGAACAAACGTAGCTTGTTATTACTCACACTTTCAAAGGGACTTTGGTACCGGTTCTCTGATAAGTCTTAGTGTAAACAACTGAAAATGCAAGTCTTATTGCTTTGATCTCACCAGGGTCCAAGTTCCTGATTGGAGCAGTATTTGTAATGCTGTCGGCAGCCATCTTCCTGTGTCCCCTGATCATCCAGTCTCCATGTCTGATAGAGTGGGCCGAATTACCTGAAAAACCACAGCTGATCGGTCACAGAGGAGATCCGATGGTGAGCATCCTGTTTTACTTGACAACACCCAAAAAGTACACACGATTGCATTGTGTGCAATTcttttcaacttgtttttcaactttaattgtaTTGTCCTTGAGCGGAAATGTGTCTCCCAGCCAGGTAAAAcatagaacacacacagaaaaaggtacataaaacacaacaaaatacatgAGACATGAATGCTTCAAGTAAACTAGAGGATTATCTATCAAAAGTTATTTGGCAAACTAATCATCAGCTAAATCCTCATGAATACTTACCCGTTGGATGGACGAGTGAAAACATAATCATCTAAATCCCTCATGAGGATATAGAGGAAAAATATCTTGAGCCTTTGAAATTCCTCTTACAAAAAATGTGGATGGATAGCCACAATAACCTTGTTGGAACAAGCTGCCATCGCAGTTATAATTGTTGTAGTCAGAGGAGAGTAGTTAAGCGATAATTAAAAGGAATAATTTGACATTCAGACAAATATGCTTTTCACTTTCTTGCTTGGAGTTAGATAAGAAGATCAATCTTACTTCTGAAAAATGCAAATACGTTCCCAATGAAAAAGTCAATAAATTGAAGTGGTGGTGCATTAGTTTCAAATGGCCAGAACTCTTTGAGTTAtgttttttggtgtgtgtgttcatttaaatgGCAAAGGTACAAACAAAATAGGTTTTCAGTTTGTGACGGAAGATACAGTATAGACACTTCCTGATGTGCTTATATCAATGGGGAGTTCTTGTTTGAGAACTGATATGTTGTGACTTGGCTCAGCTGTGAGTAAATGTCCAATCATGTGAGAGCTCCATATGCTGTGCAGTTCTGTCCTTGTTTTTTGTGCTCCTGGGTCACTAATAAGCTGAATTGAATACTGTGAAAGTGgggttgtgtgtttatttaggCAGCTTTAGGGTAGTTTATGAGCTTAAGCTTTAAACTCTCACCCATTCTCACCCATCTGTCCTCCCTGTGTTCAGATGGCCCCGGAGAACACCATCATGTCATTTAACAAGAGCATCTTGTGTGACGTGAAAGCCTTTGAGACAGACGTACAGCTCAGGTACGGGGAATTTAAGTGAATACAGTGATTTCTGCAGACCGAAAGCACCACTGAACTTTCACTATAGCTTGACCTcaaactttcttttctttcattacATATATACTTTTTTCAATGATAAAGCTGGCATGTTACGactcaaaatgttgaaaacaatggCTTCTCTTtgctgtaataaataataataactaactttacagtatttttatcaTAGCTATGTTGTCCAGTTTGGATGTCCCTCAAGAAGCCTTGGTCAGTATATAATTGTACTTAGCTCAACCAGCTGAACCGAGATGgccaaaatacaaacatggagGCTTAGAAACCAAAGACCATAAACCAATTGGTGATGTTTCTTGACTAGTGGTGTCCACCTCCCCACATTAGGGCAGAGATGctaatatttcatattatagTAACTTGCCATTTATCATTTGATCAGGAACTTCTATCTGGTTGTTGATCAAATGACTGAtctatgtttgctttgtgatgCTCAATCAATGTTCTTCCAGAGTGTCATAGTTGCTCACAGATGGTCATGAATAACTCAATAGACCTTTGTATCTGGATTTCTTTTGGCCTTACAGATGCTTTTTTTTGGTAACTGTTTTTTCTAAACTAGTAAAGACGGAATTCCATTCTTGATGCATGACAATAATCAGTCTGGGTTCCTGCGGAGAACAACAAATGTTAAAGACAAGTTCCCCCACAAGGACTTCAACCAAAGCGCCGACTTGAACTGGGATGAACTGCAGAGTCTGAATGCAGGCGAATGGTTTCTTAAAGTAAGGGCTGGCCGTGCTATGACATATACTTTTCCACACAATCACTTTTAAAGAATGATGTGGTATCATGCAACAGTTACAGGAAATGTGCTCTGACTTTCCAGACAGATCCTTTCCATTCAGTGTCCAAGCTGtcagaagaggagagggaaatgGCGAGGAGTCAGACTATACCCACCTTACTTCAGCTCCTCGACCTCGCCAAGCAGCACAACATCTCAGTGATGTTTGACCTTTACAGTCTAAACCAGGAAAATGACACAATACAAACAGTCAAAACCATTTTGAATTCTAGCATTGACCCAAGACTGGTAGGTCTAATTCTATTGCCTCTTATGGAATTTGAGATATTTAATGACaattaatattttgttgagttgttgtgttgtgtcttcTTTATAGATCTTCTGGCTTCCTCCAGTTGAAAGAGAATATGTAAATAAGACTGCTCCAGACTTTATCCAGATCTATAACAACGAAAGTGATATGGTTAACGGAGAGGGGAACCACCTTAATTTGAAATACAGCAAGATCAGTACAAAGAAAATCgggtaaataaatacatatgaaatTAACAAGCATATTATTTAAGTGGTAATGCCAGGAGGCCTGCAAAGTAGTGTGTTAGTAAAAGTGTGTAGCAGGCTGAGACAAGGTGCTAGAGTCTATAAAAAGACACAGGATTGGACTCCGGgtaaaagtattaaaaagaTGTTCTCAAACAGCAGTGTTGTTCCATGGTTGAAAAAAATTACTTGAAAAGAATACTAAGGAATGAAATGCTTAAATGCTGAAATGACTTACTGTACACAGAAAGTCCTCCTTGCTTTGTGACAGGCTACATGTCTTCTACATAAAACTAGTCAATGTGAATTAAGTATTAAAGTGTACAGAACCATTTGTAATTGTCTCTCCTtttatgcaattaaaaaaaacatagtaaaTAGCCTACATTTGCATGCACATACATGCACCTACTTAATTATATACTGCACAGAGAGAAACATACTTATACAGACCTGAAAACATGCTGTCCTGCTTTTCCaatatatttctctttttatttacatacaCTGTAATCAATAAAAAGTTCTACATTTCAAACGCTGTGTTTGTATCTGACAGGGAGCTTCGGCGCAGGAACATTACGGTGAACCTGTGGGTGGTTAATGAGCGTTGGCTGTTCTCTCTGCTGTGGTGTGCGGGGGCCAGCTCTGTTACCACCAACTCCTGCCACCTCCTAAAAGACATGAAGCAGCCAAACTGGGTCATGGTGAGTAGGCCTAATACATTATAATACAAGTACAGAAGCAGATGATTCACTTCTGTTTATGTCACTATTCGCCACATTAGTTGAGGCAGTTGTTTTGAACAAGTGTTTTCCAAAATATGTGATGTTCcttgattgtttgtgtgtttcaggcgCCTCTTAAGTACACAATAATATGGATTACAGTGGACATTGTATCCATTTTTATAATGATTGGACTCTTCATCTTGCAATGGTAAGTGCAGCTGATGTTTGTTGTACACATGTTTCTGTTGTATGAAAATGTCTATAAAAGTGAATAGATTTACTTACCCACATCACTATTTCTACCAGGAAAACAAGCCTTTTCATTCACAATAAAGGTAATGTATGTTTAGATTTAACATTAGGGCTGTAAGCAAAGTTTGTGTTCATTATTCATCAATCTCCAGATTTTTTTCATGATTACGTTTATTAATGtttatgaacatttttagaaaacCCTTAGCAACATCTTCAATGTTGTATTTCAAAactcaaatattttcatttcactATTATgtaaaattttaaaaatctgGTGATGGACGAACTTATTAACCAACTAACTGTTTCAGCTCTAGTTTAGATATGTGTGACTAGAAGTAGTTGACTGTATTAACATTGTAAACATTTGGGCCTTCTCCAAATACCATTGCTATCCATAAATCCATGTTGCTaataacgtttttaaaaagaggTAGAAAATATtaccactttttaaaaaaggcttttaatttggttttGACGTGAAGACAAAAATGattcctgaaaataaaaaaagagagccTTAGCTGTAAATTTAAGAGAATGTTATTATGTTAGGTAGCGGACACTTAGGTTTTATTGATCTGTTAGGTGTTCATTACACATTTAGGATTGCCaggttgttaaaaaaacatgcttacCTAATGAGCCTTTCTCAACATTAACAGTATAatttacaaacatttacaaTTGCAGAATTGATGGATTCAAAAAGGCCTTCAACAAAAGCTGATGGACATAGTTTTGTAGGAACTgtgaaagaaattaaaatgtataatggtATCGGCTCAATGATGATACACTGATGTCGTTTGAAGAGCTTGCAATTAAACACTACAttccacagaaacatttttttcaaatttctacAAATTAGAAGCTTTAttggagcaaaacaaacacaattattaaCTATACCTCCATACTCACCATTAGAGAAAATAATGTTAAAGGACTATAGGGGGACAAACTGCAGGGGTGTGATAaaaggacccaagtgcagtaagaCAAAGGAGGCAAGTATGGGGGTTTGAACTtaaagcgagctttattaacAAAGCTGTTAACGAAAAAACTAAACTACGGGAAtacaggacatgaaaaataaTTGACACATAAAGGACGGAACAGAACATTGACATGACCAGATTGGAAACAACGACAACCGCACAAGAGACAAAAGAGCAACAGAGACTAAATAaacaagggtaatcacaagacaagacacagctggagaggggaggaggctcacaggggcaacaggtgaacacaatgacataatcaggcacaggagggaaacgcagacaggaagtgaaactaaacatgacacaagaggggaaaacatttcaaaataaaataggaaacaacacacacaaaacaaggatcatgacaaaaaCTTAATTTCTGCACTTTATAACTTGCCTATATCTGGGCCCCCTGACTCCTCCGAAGCTAAATTTAAAAATTGGAGGGAGGACTTGCAGGAAGACATCTGAATTGATGAGTGGGAAGGTGCTTGTAAGAAAGCTCAATCACTAACAGCGAATACCCGTCTTAAGCTCTTACAATATAACTGGCTGATGCGTACATATATTACTCCAGAAaagttaaacaaatgtaatggtAATATCCCAGacttatgttttaaatgtggacAATCCAAGGGAACATTCTTTCATTATGTTAGGAAGTGTACCAAGATACAAACGTTTTGGGAAGAGGTCAAATGTATGAGAGAAGAGATGTTATCATTGCCGTTAATCATGTAGCACCAAGTGTTTTTATGTTAGGGTGTTacccaaaacaacacaacataagGAAGAAAGAACACATCTTTTAAATGTCTGCTGCAGGCAAAACGCATGATAGCACTTGCATGGAACAATGTAAACAGTCCAAGTATTGGTAATTGGCTAAACGAACTGTCTGCATGTGTCTCATTAG
The DNA window shown above is from Eleginops maclovinus isolate JMC-PN-2008 ecotype Puerto Natales chromosome 23, JC_Emac_rtc_rv5, whole genome shotgun sequence and carries:
- the gdpd2 gene encoding glycerophosphoinositol inositolphosphodiesterase GDPD2 isoform X1; protein product: MPQNGSCCRVCCRVVYSCHWTGGVKKHACCWLSYVILVSLLCLCWMYICLVTYNDREDVNWEGFKNLKLWVNWFMVLIIISAVLTSYCVLLLLFALFHIALKEPLNLHWLHKIFLFLGVIFVTLGVTGISLRWQQEWPTVPLSLQATAPFLQFGAVGALMLLSPFIFKGIRAAREKWSKFLIGAVFVMLSAAIFLCPLIIQSPCLIEWAELPEKPQLIGHRGDPMMAPENTIMSFNKSILCDVKAFETDVQLSKDGIPFLMHDNNQSGFLRRTTNVKDKFPHKDFNQSADLNWDELQSLNAGEWFLKTDPFHSVSKLSEEEREMARSQTIPTLLQLLDLAKQHNISVMFDLYSLNQENDTIQTVKTILNSSIDPRLIFWLPPVEREYVNKTAPDFIQIYNNESDMVNGEGNHLNLKYSKISTKKIGELRRRNITVNLWVVNERWLFSLLWCAGASSVTTNSCHLLKDMKQPNWVMAPLKYTIIWITVDIVSIFIMIGLFILQWKTSLFIHNKGKVKQSHNILAWNEKEQSPFLPAR
- the gdpd2 gene encoding glycerophosphoinositol inositolphosphodiesterase GDPD2 isoform X2, with translation MPQNGSCCRVCCRVVYSCHWTGGVKKHACCWLSYVILVSLLCLCWMYICLVTYNDREDVNWEGFKNLKLWVNWFMVLIIISAVLTSYCVLLLLFALFHIALKEPLNLHWLHKIFLFLGVIFVTLGVTGISLRWQQEWPTVPLSLQATAPFLQFGAVGALMLLSPFIFKGIRAAREKWSKFLIGAVFVMLSAAIFLCPLIIQSPCLIEWAELPEKPQLIGHRGDPMMAPENTIMSFNKSILCDVKAFETDVQLSKDGIPFLMHDNNQSGFLRRTTNVKDKFPHKDFNQSADLNWDELQSLNAGEWFLKTDPFHSVSKLSEEEREMARSQTIPTLLQLLDLAKQHNISVMFDLYSLNQENDTIQTVKTILNSSIDPRLIFWLPPVEREYVNKTAPDFIQIYNNESDMVNGEGNHLNLKYSKISTKKIGELRRRNITVNLWVVNERWLFSLLWCAGASSVTTNSCHLLKDMKQPNWVMAPLKYTIIWITVDIVSIFIMIGLFILQWKSEAKSQYFGLERERTVALLARKVDH